The nucleotide sequence CTTTACCCGTATTGTTCCAGAACAGCAGTGATGAGCcatgattgttgttgttgttattgtgggAGTTactattgttgttattgtggtTATTGTTGGATCGCCGGAACAGAGGCACTGCATCCACATTGACCTCCGGGACCCTGTCCAGATCTATGCTAACACTATTCGGCGGtttcttttcaaaaaatgAGGTATCAGCTGTTGCGGGTAAAATCGACAACGGTCGGCTGGGATTCGGCTTGCTGGAcggtggctgctgctgttggggaTGCTGTGgaggatgttgctgctgtgccaGGTATGCTTGCTCCCACGGATTGGCCAGATGGAAGACATCTCCACCGCTGGCGGGCAACATGTAGCCCTTGTGCAGGTTACTGTTCACACTAAAATTCGGTGGGTTGGCATTGCGTTGCGTTGGCGCTACCGGATTGGCTTGGTATTCTCTGGGCGAAGGAATCCTGGGCGTGCCACCGCCAAACCCGCTAAAGCGCGAATCGTAGCGGCTCGGCACTATGAGCCTGGTAATGGGACTGTGATGCGACGGCGGGAGACCACCACCTGGCGAAAGTCCCAAGCTGGGATCCAGATATCCCCTAGGAGAGCCCATATAATGCATAGGCGACATAGGTAACATGGGTGGCATGTTACCTAGAGGCGGTCCCTCCTGCTCGCCTAGTGGTTTCTTTATGGCTCCTACGCCTACCGCTGGAGGTCCCTGCAGCGCCAACGGTGTCTTCATATGTTTTCCTCGATTCCGTGCACGATAGCGTTCTACCTCCTCCTGGGAATGGGCAAAGGTACAGCTAGAACCTCGGGGACACACCCGCCGCACATTCAAGTCCCTGCATAAGCTGATCTTGTACTTCGGATTGCTATTGGTCGTcccaccactgccaccgccaCTGATGCCGTCCTGCGCCTTGCGCACTCCGTGGTGCTGAAGGAAGTTCACCAGTCCAACGACCGAATGCCGCACTGCATCCAAGGCCTCAGCCAAAACCGACCACGGGGCAACCTCCGCACAGGGATCAATATTGGCCAGGTACTTCAGATGATGATGCAAACTGGATAGCTTCGCAGGATCGCTGGTCCGCTGCAAGGCGATGACCAATTCCTGGACTGATTGCGCAAAGGAGCTTGGCGTCTGCAGCTTATCGATGATGCTCTGCATGTGGCTTTTATGCATCACGTCGCCATACAATAGGGAAGACCATTGTTCCGGTGCAATTCGCAGACCCGCCTCGGTGGCTATCTGAACGATTTGGGCATCGTGCTCCCGGCGTAGGGCGTCATACGTACGGAATTCCTCTTTGAGCTGCATCAACGACGAGTCCGCCTCCCGCTTGGACACCTTGAAGCAGCTGGCGCGGTAGAGCAGCTGTACCACATGTCCGATACTCGTCTTGGAGGCCTGGGGAAACTTCGGCTCTAGTCGCTGCACGACGAACATGACCAGCACTTTGCGCGAAAGCGCTGATCCCTCCTCCAAGGCCAGCAGCACCAGTTTGAGCACCTCCTCCTGCATGGCGGGTCCAAGGAACTGGCATCCTCTTGTCCGCACTGCAGCCCACAGATTTGAGCTCAACTGCTGGGGATTTTGGTGCTGCAGGATCAGCTCGGTGACTGTGCGTTCGCCTAGGGATCTGGCTGCTCGAAGCGCTCTCACCCGTCCCTCCTCCTCCATCAGCTGGCAGTTGACCAGAGTAACCAGTTTCCGTAACATGGGTCGAGTTAGAAGATTGCCATTTCCGTTCAGGTTGAGGAAGGACTTCAAGTGCAAAGCCAGCTCCTCGATGCACCGCTGACCCAGTTGGTAACACTTAAGGTGCTCCGGCTCCAGCTTCTGCACActgggcggtggtggtgccAGCTCGAGGAGCTCCGAGTCCTTGACCAACTGGAGCAAGGCATGGTTGATGGGCAAATTGTCGATGTCACTGACAATCACGGTCTGAGAAAAGAGATTAGGGCAGATCGTTTAGGGTTGGCGCAATACTTAAATGGAGTTCAACTCACCTGATCGAAGGGACACTGCCGGTTGTAGAGGGTCGTCAGGCATAGCTTGCAGATGGTGTGCCCGCAGCCCAGACTGACCGGACATCGCTGGCTGGCCGCGAATTCATTGCAGCAGATGGGACAGTTCAGAAAATCTGTCCATGAGGGAGCCTGAATCGGCATGCTGTGCgtaaattacataaaaataccaattaaaataaaataagccAAAAGGTAAGGAAAATCTTATTTTAATGGAATCTTGGTGATATTGAAATCGGAACAAATTACCCGAATCAGGCTTGTTAAACATATTCTATTCATATATATTGTAGGAATGGCGGAAGTAATACTGCCTTTAAAATTTCATAGCATGAATGAGTAATGTTTCTTATCTTGGGTAAAGAAATCATGCTACAAATGTTCACACATATGCTCTATGGGTAATTCAATTTATGTATATCCTTATCAGATTTAACTTTATGGAAAACATTAGTTTTTTCTGAGAATGAAGTATAATATTTGAAACAGACTTGTGGCAGCCTACATCTATAAGTCTTAATGGAATCTATCACAATAAGATCTGTATAGAGCCCACctataaatacttaaattatCGATCTATAAAAGGGTAAATCGTGTAAAGATCTAATATCCCATAAAATATGCTCGTTATTATCGAATTGATGTAACGATGAAAGTGACGTGACTCAAGATAGTCTTATTTTCCTTTTACAACGATCAAAAGTGGCACAGTAAAAAGTTTCGCTTtcgtctttttcttcttcttgcctTACCCCCAACGTCAGCTGTcgccacacgcacacactcgcgTGCTCCccccacacagacacacacgcacactcgtCTGCTGCTGTTTGTGTGCGAGGGCATTTGTACACGCATGCAAGTATAtctgtatgtatatatagcaactatatatttttataccccAGTTGCACTTCCTGGAGAACTTTTTCGGATCTTCAAGTGCTCAAAGGATCGCTAATATTCCTTTTGAGACcccagagagagagagccactcacacacacacgcataacTGCCTTTATGGGGGACACAAACGTAACTCGCTTTCAACGTCATCAAGCATCCGCTTTCTTTCGAGACGCGAACAAAGGGAATTTCGGGCAGTATCCTATAGGTTGTGCCAACCCAAGGAATGGCACCTTCGAAAAGTAGGGCCACAGGCCAGTGAAAGGTCCTTGAAACCAAGTAATCCCCCAGGAAAAACAATGAACTACACGAAAATCTCTCTCAACGTTTTTTTCGTTACGTTTCACTTTTCACTCTGCTTCGTGGATTTCGCACAAACTTGgtttaatgcaatttttggCACTGGTGCTGCACTGACTCACCTTCAAAATGCACATATTATTGCATTAAAGGTacgaaaatatgttttttaattttcattggaTTATTGTAAGAAATTTGGGAAGTTGCAATCAGTATGACCGCAGGTGACGAGCGGCGGAATACTGAATCCAGCTGGCTGAAAACGTTGAATGTCTTGCTGCACTGCTTACACGAAGGGTCGCACTAGGCGCTCTCAGCTGATTGCGATAAGCAGTTATCGTTTTGGACATCACTATCTATATTTGAAATTCGATAACCTAATTTTATAGCATTTATTGTataaatggctaaaatatACAACACATGTTCTaattagaaaaacaaaagtacaaGAAGTTTAAACTTTGTAACTACGACGTTTATATAAGTGGTAGAAGACTGAGAAATCTTTTCGATTTAATGTACAAacacattaaatatttgcctcAAAGAAACTTTTAGTTCTTGTAAGTGAATTTGTGAGAAATTTTTTCGATTGGATGTACAAAcacatattaaatatttgcctcTAAGAATCATTTAGTTCCTGTAAGTGAATTTCgcataaaatgttattttattcAGTTAACTACAATGGTTTATCGTACATATTCAATGTACATAATATTTCTATGGTCAGTGCAGTTGAGTTATTAGTCCATAGGTCGTATATTCCAAAACTGTTGCAGAGTTTATAAAACTCAGGTATGAAAATCTATTTCttggcagcagctgctccataCGCAGAGGCTTTGCTGATCTTCGAAGCATTCACAGCGTATTCCATGAGGCTATAGACTGGAAGTACAAGTTGTAAAGTTAAGCACATATCCTCGAAACTAGAATTTCTCAACTTACATCCTCCCAAAATGGAAAGAACCGTGATGAAGCCAAACCAGTTGCCGGCAACCAGCGAGGTGACCAAGTAGTGCAGAATGCACAGGACGGCAAAGGTGGCCCAGCCCAAGAAGTTGAGGAGCGTGCTCAGGCGCGGCTTGTAGATTTTCTCGGGCACCTCCTTGACTCCGGAATTCTTAAAGAAGCTGCCGGTCTCGTGGAAGCTGTCGATGATCTTGTCCTTTTCCGCAAAGAAGTCCTGCATCCAGGCGGCGGCCTCCTTCTCGTCATCGGGAACCACGTCCAGTGGCACTCGGCGAATGTACATGTACGGTTCCACGGGCTCTCCGTTCAACTGGGACAGCATGGTGGGCTTTGGCTGTAAGTTAATTCAAGttcgaaaatgtaatttaaaatatatatacatatatatgagaTCTTAAGTTCTCACCTCGGCATTCTTCTTGAAGGCCAGATTGATGTCGTAGATGGCAGGACAGATGCCACGCATGGTGGGCAGACTGGTCGTGAATCCCTTAGTGCGCGGAATCAGATGGTGCTTGAGGAGGGGAAGACCTCGCTCCTCGGCGAACTTGACTGACAGCTCGTGTTTGGCGGGTGTGAAACGGGTGCCCTCCGCGTTCAGCAGTAGCCACACGGGATCCGGATAGGAGAAGACCTCCTTCAGCTGCGTCTTGATCACCACCTTGTCCTTCTCGAAGTTGCGGTCAAGGAAGATGAACTCGGCCATCCACCAGACCCATCCCAGGACCGGAACATAGCGCAGCATCTTCTTGGCATACGCCTTGGTGCCTCCCAGATTGCCCAGCTTGTCGGTGATCATCCAGGCGGTCAGCCAGTCGATCTCGTACGTGTGGTTCATCAGGAGCAGTCCATGCTCCTTGCCGAAGAACTTCTGCTCGTCCTGGGGATCGATGTACACCCTCAGCTTGCTGCCCGCATACCATTCCGCCACACAGACAAGGACTAAAGTGTGAGGATAGtttttaaattatcaaaaagtaCCACTTTTacgttatttcatttaatcaTCAAATGTAAAAACTAAGTGATTTATACAAAAGAAGACCTTGCATATACCTAATCTAATCAGGAAAACAGGAAGTGTGCTGAAAACTACACTATACTTAATGTGAATGAAATGTGAAACGTTTATACTCATAATGATATGATAATCTATATTAATATGATGGTTACTTACTGCAATAGAAGGAGTAGTGCAGGTAGTAGGCCAGACTGCGGGATAGCTTCTTATCGAAGGGCCTCACGAGGAGAATCAGCAGGAGCTGGCCAATGTTGACGAAGAATCCGCATGTGAAGAAGGTCACGGCGATCAGCAGTCGCCCCAAACCCCGGAGATGCGACATCCTAGGCTAAGAATAGACGCAACTCAATAAATTCAGTCCGTTGGAGAAACGTTTACGTAATCGAAAGTCATGTCTGCAATGCAGTTCATAAATATGTCCAGCGCGCGATATCGACATTTTATTATATGGCCAGTACTCAAACTTTGCTCCCAATGTGtcatgaaaattgaaatgcttAAATTATAGTACCgtaaacgcacacacacccacgCGCAACACACGGTATTGGTACAGTAGACACTAGTAATTTGAATTCTTATCGTTGGATCGGGAAAACAGTACAACGCATTTCATAATTAACtaagatattttttattgcatagTTCGACGAGGAAAATCGAACTAAGCTGTACAATCCTCATTTTGTTTTATCAAATTTGGTAGAAGCAATGATAATGACAATGCCATAAGTACAACTAGTTTTTGAACTCAACACGTTTCAGTTTCACTTTGCGACAGTCCACTTTCTcatttacacacacactcactcacctATCTAAGCGGAATCTTAACAATTAGAGACCAGGAAGTTGCAACTTGTTCTACCAACCAGTAGAATTCGACTGAATGAAAGTGACTCTTCTAGGCGGCCCGAGCCCCTAGTGATATGGATCTCGTCGATAGTACAACCCAGAAACCCACAACTAACACTTTTAATCACCTGTTATCAGTCAATTGGAATGGGCGACACTGCTTATCGGCGAATAAAGGCGATTTTATGCTTGGCGTGTGGTTGTATTGATCATATAGCCAAGGGCAAGCAGTCGAACTAACGGAACGTGTGCTGCTTCTGATCGTTACAACTGATAAAGAAACGAACGTGTAGGAAGAATGCTgataaacacaaatatttggaTAATATGCTTTGCTTATTGCTCATTTCCTTCCTGTTCAAAAGGTAACTTTTGAAAGCATTTCTGGGAATCTCAAAAACAATGTATTCgaaattttacatttattttacacACGTATGTGTGTAATTTTCAAGTATCCAGTTTAGAAATACTGTTGGTATTTTGTGTTAAGGTCACTCTTTAGGTGCACTGCTTGCATGTCCACACTTATCAGCAGCCCTTATCAGCGCACTGCTTACCTTACGCCTTatcaaaaaacaacaacaacaaactcACGCTCTCACGttctgtttaatttaattattgcaaTGCTCGCCAAAATACAATTgatcaaacaattaaatttccaCTTAGGTGTACAACTACCAACTACGTACGCAAATTGATGGCTCCAGTGTGCGGGAGTTACTTCGTAACTATAAACTTAGACAAGAAAAACATGCAAAACACTTTAAATCGTCCGGATAGGAATCACGAATTGATCCATTTAGCAGAGAGATTTGTGAGAGGACTGCCTTTTACAAAGTCATTTGTAGATAATTGAGTTCGACGACAATCGAAACTAAATGCGAATTCGAAAGTTACTTTGCGACCGACTTGGAGGATCCATAATTAGATGCCTTGCTGATCTGCGTCTTGTTGATGGCCTGACCCATGAGCCAGTAAACTGtaacaagaaaaaaagaatattaatAAGATTTACAAAAGTTAAGGTTTTGGAGGGAGTAGGAACACATTAGAACGCGGCTTATATTATTGTTATAACCATGCAGACGTCATTATATATGAACTTTAGCATTTAACACTCCAAAAAGTTCTTAAAACTTAAAGAATGAACGGCTAATGCCGTCTAAAGTGCCATCCTCCTTAAAGATCGAACCCCAAACTTACAAAGTCCCAGGACGGAAAGTGCGGTGATAAAGGCCGTCCAGTTGGCCGCCAGCAGGGATGTGATCACGTAGTAGAAaatgcaggacagagagaATACCGCCCAGCAGACAAAGTTCACGAGTGAGCACAGCCGGCGTTTATTCACATATGCCGGAACCTCCTTTATGCCGGACGTCTTAAAGAAGCTGCCCGTCTCCAGGAAGCTATCGATGATCTTGTCCTTCTCCACGAACAGGTTCTGCAGCCAGGCGGCCGCCTCCTTCTCATCCTCCGGAACCTGTTCCAGTGGAATACGCCTCATCAGCAGGTGCGGTTCCACGCTCTTTCCATGCAGCAAACTCAGCATTGTGGCGGGGGTCTGAAAGTTCAATTGCAAGTTAATTAAGTCCGGTAAATAGCCTTTTAGTAGCTAAAACTGTAGTATCTTTATAAGCATCTTTTATAACTCACTTCTGCgagtttaatttaaaaccataataaatttgcaatttgctaAATTCTATGCACTTATCATTAGAACGCCAAATTACTCAGTTAAAAAATTAAGGTTGCTATGCTGGCTAAAGTGCTAATAATACTGATGACACGTCAAAGGTAAggaaaataaaccaaaataaggaaaataagTTATAAAAATTACCACTTGATTAACCTTGAAATGTTTGCTCATTCTAATCGGTATCTTTAAGAGCATCGATCTTAAGAAATCGTGACTCTTAAAAGAGGCAGTGAAGTAAATGAGCAAAATAATCGGATTaaacgaaaagaaatttgATTAGACCAAAGCAATCAGACAGGTATTGTCGAACAGGCTGATTAGCCTTATCAAAAATATACATGAGAAGCTTTGCCATGCAGAATTCTGCATTAAATGTATGGCACAATAAAATACAGTATTATATAACTAAAGCACTTAAATGAAGTGCTTGAAGTTTGCCGTTATAATTACCTTATCTGTGGGCCTGTACGCTAGATTAATGTCGTAGATTACCGGACAGAGACCGCGGATGGGTGCCAAGCTGGCGGTGAATCCCTTGGTGCGCGGGATCAAATGGTGCTTCAGCACCGTCATGCCCCTCTCCTGGGCGAATTTTACGGATGCCTCGTGCTTGGCGGGAGTGAAGCGAGTGCCCTCGGCGTTGAGCAAAAGCCAGGTGGGATCGGGATAGGAGAAGACCACCTTGAGCTGTTCGGTGATGATGGTCTTGTCCTGGTCGAAGTTTCGATTGAGGAAGACGAACTCGGCCAGCCACCAGCCCCAGCCGATGATGGGCACGTAGCGGATTGCCTTCTTCGCATAGGCCTTGCAGTTGCCCAGCACGCCCAACTTTTCGCAGATCATCCAGCCGTTGAGCCAATCGATCTCGTATTTATGGTTCATGATCAGAAGGACGTGTTCCTTGCCGGCATGCTTCTCGAAGTCCTCCTTGTCCATGTAGACAGTCATCTTGCTGCCGGCATACCAATCGGACACGAAGATAAGTTCTAAGGGATTGGAGGTATTATGTTTCTACTTCGAATCGGAACTGGTCAGGATATACTCACGGGAGTAAAGCGAATAGCAGGCATAGTACATCAACTTGCGGAAGAGTCGCTTGTCTATGGGCTTGATAAAGACGTGCATCAGCAGCTGGATAAAGTTGATGCACAGCCCGCTGGTAAAGAAGGTGAGCGCGATGCACAGGTGTATCAGTCTCAATTGTTTCAGCTTCTCCAGGGAACCCATTTTGATCTGCAAATAGCGATGTTTAACCAATAAAACGGCTGTCTTTACGTAATCACTACTTTAATTGTAGGTTGTTCTCCCGGTAGTGCTCGTAAACCCGCACTTTATGGTCCCAACGGTGGAACACCTAGTTTATGACCACTACACAAGGTCCCGCACTCACACAAGAGCTGCGTTTTCTTCAATTAAAAGCACGCGGCCAAGTTAAAAGAAATCGTGAAA is from Drosophila melanogaster chromosome 3L and encodes:
- the roq gene encoding roquin, isoform A; amino-acid sequence: MPIQAPSWTDFLNCPICCNEFAASQRCPVSLGCGHTICKLCLTTLYNRQCPFDQTVIVSDIDNLPINHALLQLVKDSELLELAPPPPSVQKLEPEHLKCYQLGQRCIEELALHLKSFLNLNGNGNLLTRPMLRKLVTLVNCQLMEEEGRVRALRAARSLGERTVTELILQHQNPQQLSSNLWAAVRTRGCQFLGPAMQEEVLKLVLLALEEGSALSRKVLVMFVVQRLEPKFPQASKTSIGHVVQLLYRASCFKVSKREADSSLMQLKEEFRTYDALRREHDAQIVQIATEAGLRIAPEQWSSLLYGDVMHKSHMQSIIDKLQTPSSFAQSVQELVIALQRTSDPAKLSSLHHHLKYLANIDPCAEVAPWSVLAEALDAVRHSVVGLVNFLQHHGVRKAQDGISGGGSGGTTNSNPKYKISLCRDLNVRRVCPRGSSCTFAHSQEEVERYRARNRGKHMKTPLALQGPPAVGVGAIKKPLGEQEGPPLGNMPPMLPMSPMHYMGSPRGYLDPSLGLSPGGGLPPSHHSPITRLIVPSRYDSRFSGFGGGTPRIPSPREYQANPVAPTQRNANPPNFSVNSNLHKGYMLPASGGDVFHLANPWEQAYLAQQQHPPQHPQQQQPPSSKPNPSRPLSILPATADTSFFEKKPPNSVSIDLDRVPEVNVDAVPLFRRSNNNHNNNNSNSHNNNNNNHGSSLLFWNNTGKDSANFVRSDSILDDDASTFDVPTGSSMLSIYGPICPKSSTTGNWNNFDLGYGGFKSDRNDSFNANKQQQPMWGRKPQLMSEDSFEGGIDSGMMLQLEKNLVDIVDPDDSGIKVD
- the Agpat4 gene encoding 1-Acylglycerol-3-phosphate O-acyltransferase 4, isoform B codes for the protein MSHLRGLGRLLIAVTFFTCGFFVNIGQLLLILLVRPFDKKLSRSLAYYLHYSFYCILVCVAEWYAGSKLRVYIDPQDEQKFFGKEHGLLLMNHTYEIDWLTAWMITDKLGNLGGTKAYAKKMLRYVPVLGWVWWMAEFIFLDRNFEKDKVVIKTQLKEVFSYPDPVWLLLNAEGTRFTPAKHELSVKFAEERGLPLLKHHLIPRTKGFTTSLPTMRGICPAIYDINLAFKKNAEPKPTMLSQLNGEPVEPYMYIRRVPLDVVPDDEKEAAAWMQDFFAEKDKIIDSFHETGSFFKNSGVKEVPEKIYKPRLSTLLNFLGWATFAVLCILHYLVTSLVAGNWFGFITVLSILGGFYSLMEYAVNASKISKASAYGAAAAKK
- the Agpat3 gene encoding 1-Acylglycerol-3-phosphate O-acyltransferase 3, isoform A: MGSLEKLKQLRLIHLCIALTFFTSGLCINFIQLLMHVFIKPIDKRLFRKLMYYACYSLYSQLIFVSDWYAGSKMTVYMDKEDFEKHAGKEHVLLIMNHKYEIDWLNGWMICEKLGVLGNCKAYAKKAIRYVPIIGWGWWLAEFVFLNRNFDQDKTIITEQLKVVFSYPDPTWLLLNAEGTRFTPAKHEASVKFAQERGMTVLKHHLIPRTKGFTASLAPIRGLCPVIYDINLAYRPTDKTPATMLSLLHGKSVEPHLLMRRIPLEQVPEDEKEAAAWLQNLFVEKDKIIDSFLETGSFFKTSGIKEVPAYVNKRRLCSLVNFVCWAVFSLSCIFYYVITSLLAANWTAFITALSVLGLFYWLMGQAINKTQISKASNYGSSKSVAK
- the Agpat3 gene encoding 1-Acylglycerol-3-phosphate O-acyltransferase 3, isoform E; translated protein: MVVHKNSFVIKMGSLEKLKQLRLIHLCIALTFFTSGLCINFIQLLMHVFIKPIDKRLFRKLMYYACYSLYSQLIFVSDWYAGSKMTVYMDKEDFEKHAGKEHVLLIMNHKYEIDWLNGWMICEKLGVLGNCKAYAKKAIRYVPIIGWGWWLAEFVFLNRNFDQDKTIITEQLKVVFSYPDPTWLLLNAEGTRFTPAKHEASVKFAQERGMTVLKHHLIPRTKGFTASLAPIRGLCPVIYDINLAYRPTDKTPATMLSLLHGKSVEPHLLMRRIPLEQVPEDEKEAAAWLQNLFVEKDKIIDSFLETGSFFKTSGIKEVPAYVNKRRLCSLVNFVCWAVFSLSCIFYYVITSLLAANWTAFITALSVLGLFYWLMGQAINKTQISKASNYGSSKSVAK
- the Agpat3 gene encoding 1-Acylglycerol-3-phosphate O-acyltransferase 3, isoform D; translation: MLSLLHGKSVEPHLLMRRIPLEQVPEDEKEAAAWLQNLFVEKDKIIDSFLETGSFFKTSGIKEVPAYVNKRRLCSLVNFVCWAVFSLSCIFYYVITSLLAANWTAFITALSVLGLFYWLMGQAINKTQISKASNYGSSKSVAK